One Oncorhynchus keta strain PuntledgeMale-10-30-2019 chromosome 11, Oket_V2, whole genome shotgun sequence DNA window includes the following coding sequences:
- the ypel2a gene encoding protein yippee-like 1 has product MTRSKTFQAYLPNCHRTYSCIHCRAHLANHDELISKSFQGSQGRAYLFNSVVNVGCGPAEERVLLTGLHAVADIYCENCKTTLGWKYEHAFESSQKYKEGKFIIELAHMIKDNGWD; this is encoded by the exons ATGACGCGCTCCAAGACCTTCCAGGCCTACCTGCCCAACTGCCACCGTACCTACAGCTGCATCCACTGTCGAGCTCACCTGGCCAACCATGACGAGCTCATCTCCAAG TCCTTCCAAGGAAGTCAAGGTCGAGCTTACCTCTTCAACTCAGT GGTGAACGTGGGGTGTGGACCAGCAGAAGAGAGGGTTCTGTTGACAGGGCTTCACGCGGTGGCTGATATCTACTGTGAAAACTGTAAAACTACGCTGGGCTGGAAATAC gaGCATGCCTTTGAGAGCAGTCAGAAGTACAAGGAGGGGAAGTTCATTATCGAGCTGGCCCACATGATCAAGGACAATGGCTGGGACTGA
- the pom121 gene encoding nuclear envelope pore membrane protein POM 121, translating to MSPREKRFTAFSSLVFCSIVIFCLVVYYIPTFFYIVFILGVCCVACIFHSGESLNARLGPHPRHGLTIPPVLRRWLPEIANGLPTAGRVRSRTVKGDVREPLVFTDQRRSESAIYRKVAGQSDSFLFSPRDILMGSYIGKAESPPSVVGRPRADANSRVNPNAREQLREILARPNHAVYTPNKRLSFGRETHGMMGRFTITPQRHYPLQQTGTSSVGILPPAQWDSFKKKNILTSRNSPAVHSPVTVKIARPDRNTSQSPFFDHLNSPGILGSPDLGAPADPCSRETVLSMLKESRKREVDNEDDRSFTAGQKSKRRRHDSSGSAHSAFEPLLPNGAPTQPVPKPGTLKRGLNAMTEESMMKKSRTSSISSVSCGLTPSGTLGSVRNSIRSSLSSSQGFAQWKKASTRSLSPLSSPGSSRSQTPERASKKPREEDARSPSSASSTRSDKTLMDPAPTTEKLTLAPEVHVASDSAGSGKRKRKIPLVSSRRGDQISLPPPPELGYTITVKDLDQEKKAALSQINTVLEECVPEKSVPAPVVTTSSQPPVSSDPTPTLATLLASPLSISTSASVVAPISVINLDPVPSSTAAPVTTTPVANPLLESLKMMRNNSLASAAATTPAPAVSLVKVLMTPAPLVTSALQAETSLTAPQPTPASSFQPAPTSLSQPASTMSSAFIQVLSQVTKAPSRVPSLGGASLFGLANTLKAPSSSLAPTATTETTSSNNPLLASVFKPIFGPATPATESTPAVPTFKPIFGSATATSAFGQPAATSAPSTASASASLLSGLTNSSTVAPAASLFTGVSSSTAPAPVPSAVPAAPPSVKSLFGNWSAPPAMTSATTIAPATGSTFQFGSTTAPAPTLSSTAAATTSNNSFSFGAMTTTSAATQLAPPATAQGGFTFGQAAATQNSTTASFSGFGMATAVTTTAAAPAIQSTFTFGKSSFDASTASAFPSATQAPAAASAAANPFTFGSAGATPAPFAFGAAATTTASTFGTATKLAFGASSTGFAFGNTVAVPAAPAFGSATQTAGTLPASAPTFSFGGVSALQAPATPVQPTTGGFNFGAAISGTPFGTPNLTTQTPGFNFGAAVSDKPAFGTSTPTFGQSTAAGPIAFGSPGTPVQGFSALAPSAFGSPSTPSFSIGAGSKTSGARQRLQARRQHPRKK from the exons ATGTCTCCAAGAGAGAAGCGGTTCACAGCGTTTAGCTCTCTCGTGTTTTGTTCTATCGTAATATTCTGTCTAGTTGTGTATTATATTCCAACCTTTTTTTATATAGTTTTCATTCTTGGAGTTTGTTGCGTTGCCTGTATTTTTCACAGCGGAGAATCACTCAACGCTAGGTTAGGCCCTCATCCACGCCATGGTCTGACTATTCCACCCGTGCTGCGACGCTGGTTGCCAGAGATTGCGAACGGATTACCCACAGCGGGGAGAGTCAGAAGTCGCACGGTCAAGGGTGATGTTAGGGAACCGCTAGTATTTACCGACCAAAGACGTTCCGAGAGCGCTATTTATCGGAAAGTCGCGGGACAAAGCGACTCATTTCTGTTCAGTCCTCGGGATATACTAATGGGAAGTTACATTGGGAAGGCAGAAAGTCCTCCCTCAGTTGTTGGGAGGCCGCGAGCCGATGCGAATTCGCGTGTTAACCCAAACGCACGAGAACAACTGCGAGAAATATTGGCGCGACCCAACCACGCTGTTTATACTCCGAACAAAAGACTGTCATTTGGGAG GGAGACCCATGGCATGATGGGCAGGTTCACCATAACTCCCCAACGCCACTACCCCCTCCAGCAGACCGGCACATCCTCTGTGGGCATCCTGCCACCTGCCCAGTGGGACAGCTTCAAAAAGAAGAACATTCTCACCTCTCGAAACTCCCCAGCAGTCCACAGTCCAGTCACAGTGAAGATTGCTAGGCCAGATCGCAACACCTCTCAATCCCCTTT ctttgatcatttgaactCCCCGGGAATCCTTGGTTCTCCAGACCTGGGGGCCCCTGCAGACCCTTGCTCCAGGGAGACTGTTCTGAGCATGCTCAAAGAGAGCCGCAAGAGAGAGGTGGACAATGAAGATGACAGGAGCTTCACTGCAGGGCAAAAGAGCAAACGGAG GCGTCATGACAGCAGTGGGAGTGCTCACTCGGCATTTGAGCCACTGCTGCCCAATGGGGCTCCTACACAGCCGGTGCCCAA GCCTGGTACGCTGAAGCGAGGACTGAACGCTATGACGGAGGAGTCAATGATGAAGAAGTCGCGCACCTCCTCCATCAGTTCTGTGAGCTGTGGCCTGACCCCCAGCGGCACCCTGGGCTCGGTCCGCAACTCCATCCGCAGCTCCCTCAGCTCCTCACAAGGCTTTGCTCAG TGGAAAAAGGCCTCCACCCGcagcctctcccctctctccagccctGGGTCATCCCGCTCCCAGACCCCAGAGAGAGCCTCTAAAAAGCCCAG GGAAGAGGATGCTCGCTCCCCCAGCTCTGCATCCTCGACGAGGTCTGACAAGACGTTGATGGACCCAGCACCCACCACTG AAAAACTGACTCTAGCCCCAGAGGTCCATGTGGCGTCAGACTCTGCCGGTAGTGGGAAACGGAAACGCAAGATTCCGCTGGTGTCCAGTCGTAGAGGAGACCAAATCTCTCTA CCTCCACCTCCTGAGCTGGGCTACACCATCACTGTGAAAGACCTGGATCAGGAGAAAAAAGCTGCTCTCAGCCAGATCAACACAGTCCTCGAAGAGTGTG TACCAGAGAAATCTGTGCCAGCTCCAGTAGTGACCACATCTTCTCAACCTCCTGTGTCAAGCGACCCCACACCCACCCTGGCCACCCTGCTGGCCAGCCCTCTTTCCATATCGACATCTGCCAGTGTGGTGGCTCCTATCTCTGTGATCAACCTGGATCCTGTCCCCTCAAGCACAGCTGCACCTGTCACCACCACCCCCGTGGCCAACCCTCTCCTGGAGTCTCTTAAAATGATGAGGAACAACTCCCTTGCCAGTGCTGCTGCCACCACTCCAG CCCCGGCTGTCTCCTTGGTGAAAGTATTGATGACTCCTGCACCACTGGTGACTTCTGCTCTGCAGGCAGAGACCAGCTTGACTGCTCCTCAGCCCACACCAGCCTCCTCCTTCCAGCCTgccccaacctctctctcccagcctgccAGCACCATGTCCTCTGCTTTCATCCAGGTGCTGAGCCAAGTCACCAAGGCCCCCAGCAGGGTCCCCAGCCTGGGTGGAGCTAGCTTGTTTGGCCTGGCCAACACACTGAAAGCCCCTTCCTCCTCACTGGCCCCCACCGCCACCACAGAAACAACCAGCAGTAATAATCCCCTCCTGGCCTCCGTGTTCAAGCCCATCTTCGGGCCTGCGACCCCAGCCACAGAGAGCACACCCGCTGTCCCAACCTTTAAGCCCATATTTGGAAGTGCCACAGCCACCAGTGCTTTTGGACAGCCAGCTGCTACCTCAGCCCCCTCCACAGCCAGCGCATCTGCTTCATTGCTCAGCGGGCTCACCAACAGCAGTACAGTGGCCCCTGCTGCCTCCCTGTTCACTGGGGTGTCTAGCAGCACCGCTCCTGCCCCAGTCCCCTCCGCAGTCCCAGCCGCCCCGCCATCTGTCAagtctctgtttggaaactggAGTGCGCCGCCTGCAATGACCTCTGCCACGACCATTGCCCCTGCCACAGGAAGTACTTTCCAGTTCGGCTCCACCACAGCTCCTGCACCCACCCTCAGCTCCACTGCAGCCGCCACCACTAGCAACAACAGCTTTTCGTTTGGTGCCATGACCACCACCTCTGCTGCCACTCAACTCGCCCCCCCAGCCACCGCCCAGGGGGGATTTACCTTTGGCCAGGCTGCAGCCACCCAAAACTCTACCACCGCATCCTTCAGTGGCTTTGGCATGGCCACTGCAgtcactactactgctgcagCACCTGCAATCCAGTCCACGTTCACGTTTGGGAAGTCATCATTCGATGCCTCCACAGCATCAGCGTTCCCTAGCGCGACTCAGGCCCCGGCTGCTGCTTCCGCAGCAGCTAATCCTTTCACATTTGGGTCAGCTGGGGCCACCCCTGCCCCCTTCGCTTTTGGTGCAGCTGCCACTACGACAGCTTCTACATTTGGGACCGCCACTAAGCTGGCATTTGGAGCCAGCTCTACAGGTTTTGCATTTGGCAACACTGTGGCTGTCCCAGCAGCCCCTGCCTTTGGCTCTGCCACTCAGACTGCCGGCACACTCCCAGCCTCTGCCCCAACCTTCTCGTTTGGTGGTGTGTCTGCACTGCAGGCCCCCGCTACCCCTGTCCAGCCAACCACCGGAGGATTCAACTTCGGCGCAGCAATTTCAGGCACTCCGTTTGGAACACCCAACCTCACAACACAGACACCAGGCTTCAACTTCGGGGCTGCTGTTAGTGACAAGCCAGCCTTCG GGACGTCTAcccctacttttggccagagcacAGCTGCAGGTCCTATCGCCTTTGGAAGCCCAGGAACTCCAGTCCAAGGATTCAGTGCTTTGGCACCCTCAGCATTCG gCTCTCCATCAACTCCCTCGTTCTCCATTGGCGCTGGCTCCAAAACATCAGGGGCACGCCAGAGGCTACAGGCCCGAAGGCAGCACCCCAGGAAGAAATAG
- the LOC118389998 gene encoding 28S rRNA (cytosine-C(5))-methyltransferase-like isoform X2 produces MMKHCSRLQAALAGMKIKQKVSCNQDLLSSSPQQLEGYQLPRYVRVNILKTTVEDAIDYLKREVFRLPGTGLQRQLNDLNLKGNLGDLQLSDLLVVSAKTDFHDHNLYKAGHIILQDKVQGQLSPCVLREPSYRQPCPGSCTVPGNKTNHLAAIMNNKGMRRQHPKRSTTVLV; encoded by the exons ATGATGAAGCACTGCTCCAGACTGCAGGCTGCCCTGGCCGGCATGAAGATCAAGCAGAAGGTCAGCTGCAACCAGGACCTACTCTCCTCCAGTCCCCAGCAGCTTGAAG GCTATCAGCTCCCAAGGTATGTGCGTGTGAACATATTAAAGACCACGGTGGAGGACGCCATCGATTACCTAAAGAGAGAGGTCTTTCGCCTTCCTGGGACAGGCCTACAAAGACA GCTCAATGACCTGAATCTGAAGGGGAATCTGGGTGACCTGCAACTTTCAGACCTGCTGGTTGTCTCTGCGAAGACAGACTTCCATGACCACAATCTCTACAAGGCTGGCCACATCATTCTACAAGACAAGGTACAAG GCCAGCTGTCTCCCTGCGTACTTCGTGAACCCTCTTACAGGCAGCCATGTCCTGGCTCCTGTACAGTGCCGGGGAACAAAACCAACCACCTCGCCGCCATCATGAATAACAAAGG GATGAGACGCCAGCATCCCAAAAGGAGCACGACAGTCCTCGTCTGA
- the LOC118389998 gene encoding 28S rRNA (cytosine-C(5))-methyltransferase-like isoform X1 produces the protein MMKHCSRLQAALAGMKIKQKVSCNQDLLSSSPQQLEGYQLPRYVRVNILKTTVEDAIDYLKREVFRLPGTGLQRQLNDLNLKGNLGDLQLSDLLVVSAKTDFHDHNLYKAGHIILQDKVQGQLSPCVLREPSYRQPCPGSCTVPGNKTNHLAAIMNNKGKMHLNDSEGLTSQG, from the exons ATGATGAAGCACTGCTCCAGACTGCAGGCTGCCCTGGCCGGCATGAAGATCAAGCAGAAGGTCAGCTGCAACCAGGACCTACTCTCCTCCAGTCCCCAGCAGCTTGAAG GCTATCAGCTCCCAAGGTATGTGCGTGTGAACATATTAAAGACCACGGTGGAGGACGCCATCGATTACCTAAAGAGAGAGGTCTTTCGCCTTCCTGGGACAGGCCTACAAAGACA GCTCAATGACCTGAATCTGAAGGGGAATCTGGGTGACCTGCAACTTTCAGACCTGCTGGTTGTCTCTGCGAAGACAGACTTCCATGACCACAATCTCTACAAGGCTGGCCACATCATTCTACAAGACAAGGTACAAG GCCAGCTGTCTCCCTGCGTACTTCGTGAACCCTCTTACAGGCAGCCATGTCCTGGCTCCTGTACAGTGCCGGGGAACAAAACCAACCACCTCGCCGCCATCATGAATAACAAAGG AAAGATGCACCTCAATGACTCAGAAGGACTCACAAGTCAAG GATGA
- the LOC118389998 gene encoding 28S rRNA (cytosine-C(5))-methyltransferase-like isoform X3 — protein MMKHCSRLQAALAGMKIKQKVSCNQDLLSSSPQQLEGYQLPRYVRVNILKTTVEDAIDYLKREVFRLPGTGLQRQLNDLNLKGNLGDLQLSDLLVVSAKTDFHDHNLYKAGHIILQDKASCLPAYFVNPLTGSHVLAPVQCRGTKPTTSPPS, from the exons ATGATGAAGCACTGCTCCAGACTGCAGGCTGCCCTGGCCGGCATGAAGATCAAGCAGAAGGTCAGCTGCAACCAGGACCTACTCTCCTCCAGTCCCCAGCAGCTTGAAG GCTATCAGCTCCCAAGGTATGTGCGTGTGAACATATTAAAGACCACGGTGGAGGACGCCATCGATTACCTAAAGAGAGAGGTCTTTCGCCTTCCTGGGACAGGCCTACAAAGACA GCTCAATGACCTGAATCTGAAGGGGAATCTGGGTGACCTGCAACTTTCAGACCTGCTGGTTGTCTCTGCGAAGACAGACTTCCATGACCACAATCTCTACAAGGCTGGCCACATCATTCTACAAGACAAG GCCAGCTGTCTCCCTGCGTACTTCGTGAACCCTCTTACAGGCAGCCATGTCCTGGCTCCTGTACAGTGCCGGGGAACAAAACCAACCACCTCGCCGCCATCATGA
- the LOC118389997 gene encoding transducin beta-like protein 2 encodes MEFAALIALTVLIGMLIILVAIAVGKQKGEISDQLEQKEDDSVAEESAVKASTAKKQKQQRPRKEKAQQQTFSHPLLASSLKSHSGNVTSLDFSSNGKYLATCADDRTVRIWSTKDFLDRDHKCLRANVELDHATLVRFSPDSKAFITWLANGDTIRIFKMTKKDDGSFTFKAAPEDFPQKHKTNVINIGIAETGKFIMSASTDTNILIWDLKGEVLASVITNQMTNSYAAISPCGRFVASCGFTPDVKVWEVCFGKGGEFKEVARAFDLKGHSAGVHSFAFSNDSRRMATVSKDGTWRLWDTDVEYKKQQDPYLLKSVSCQSSEGSRVALSPDARVVAISNSCSVAMYSTSTGQLEEEFHGVHSEEITDLRFDINSRYLVCSGDRAVRVFHNAPGYRAAIQDMQAMLKKAQNEGMKQRLKQQIQEAQSALDTVLTAPKD; translated from the exons ATGGAGTTTGCTGCTCTTATTGCCTTGACCGTATTAATAGGAATGCTGATCATTTTGGTCGCAATCGCTGTGGGAAAGCAGAAAGGAGAAATAAGTGATCAACTAGAGCAGAAAGAAGATGACTCGGTTG cagaggaaaGTGCAGTGAAGGCTTCCACTGCCAAGAAACAGAAACAACAGCGTCCTCGCAAGGAGAAAGCCCAGCAGCAAACCTTCAGCCATCCTCTCCTGGCATCCTCCTTGAAG AGTCACAGTGGCAATGTGACGTCCCTGGACTTCAGCAGCAACGGGAAGTACCTAGCTACTTGTGCTGATGACCGCACTGTCAGGATATGGAGTACCAAGGACTTCCTGGACAGAGACCATAAATGTCTGAGGGCCAACGTAGAGCTGGACCACGCCACGCTGGTCCGCTTCAGCCCTGACTcaaa GGCCTTCATTACTTGGCTGGCTAACGGAGATACTATTCGCATCTTCAAGATGACCAAGAAGGATGATGGTAGCTTCACTTTCAAAGCTGCCCCTGAAGACTTCCCTCAGAAACACAAGACCAATGTCATCAACATCGGCATCGCAGAGACAG GCAAGTTCATCATGAGTGCCTCCACTGACACCAACATCCTCATCTGGGACCTGAAAGGAGAGGTACTGGCCTCTGTCATCACCAACCAGATGACCAACTCCTACGCTGCCATCTCACCATGTGGCAG GTTTGTTGCCTCCTGTGGCTTCACTCCTGACGTGAAGGTGTGGGAGGTGTGCTTCGGGAAGGGTGGCGAGTTCAAAGAGGTGGCCCGCGCCTTCGACCTAAAGGGCCATTCAGCTGGAGTCCACTCCTTTGCGTTCTCTAACGACTCACGCAG AATGGCCACTGTGTCCAAGGATGGCACATGGCGACTGTGGGACACGGATGTGGAGTACAAGAAGCAACAGGACCCCTACCTACTGAAGTCAGTGTCTTGCCAGTCGTCGGAGGGAAGCCGTGTGGCCCTGTCGCCGGACGCCCGCGTGGTGGCCATCTCCAACAGCTGCAGCGTGGCCATGTACAGCACCTCCACAGGTCAGCTGGAGGAGGAGTTCCACGGAGTCCACAGCGAGGAGATCACTGATCTGAGGTTTGACATCAACAGCCGCTACCTGGTGTGCAGCGGGGACCGGGCGGTACGTGTGTTCCACAATGCGCCGGGCTACCGTGCGGCCATCCAGGACATGCAAGCCATGCTGAAGAAGGCCCAGAACGAGGGCATGAAACAAAGGCTAAAACAGCAGATACAGGAGGCGCAGAGCGCGCTGGACACTGTGCTCACAGCACCCAAGGATTAA